TTTCCCGTGTGTATGGTCAAGTACTCATTATGGGGAGCCGCAAGTTCACCGTAATGCTCGGCACACGGCCATTGGCACCGATCAAAGGAACACTGGTGTGGCTGTTGTTGGCGCTTTGTCCGGTTTTGGCAACTAGATGGTCTATACGGTGCCTATGGAAGGCCCGTCACTGGACTGCGACCCCTATGGGTTCATAAGCAGGAAGTgtacctggaagaataaacaGGAGAAAAGTGGAAGGAGTCTGAGGAAAATTCAACGACCGATAGTGGCGGTCGGAGGGGCTCTTGTAGCCAGAAAATGTTCAAGTGTGTGCAGACTAGACGAGGTGGAATCTTTGCAGTGATGGTGAATCCCATGGATGGTGAAAAACAGGAGGGCGAATAGAAAGTATTTGGAGCGGATGACTgggggtacctagaaggaTGCATAGGGAGGAGAATGACCATATTGCTCAAGAGGACTAAATTTGGCAAGCATCTCACAGTATAAAGGAAGGAGCAGAAATTACACTAGAAATGGGATTGTCTTGCTGCGAAATCTCTTCCCAAAGGTACAAAATCACTTGCTTCAGGAACAATGATGGCTATGAAGGCTGCTCTCTACGATTAGGCCAGGTCTTCCAGATGATAAGGGGATGAAGAAAGTATTGGAGTAAGGGCACAGACTCTGATGCTACTGAGGTTGTCTTTGATCTCTCTTCCCCCGATCCCTCCTTGGCTATAGAGTATGAAAGCACCGTGGATGGAGTAGTTACCCTTTGGGAGGCTGACTATTATTCTTTTCTACATACCAGAAATCGTGAATTCTAAAACAGTTGAAATGATAATGCCGACGTGGCAAAACAGTGGCTTTTTAAAGTCTAAAAACCGACATGCTGCATTAAGCGTGTGTGGTAATGCAGTCTTCTATAATTTTGGAGAGTGACCCAGTATCTACGATATCCTCAGTCTTGCAGGTCCTAATGAGAGAACCTTTGTGGAAGACCCAAACTGAAGTGCAAAAGCGTAACATACTCACATCATGAGCTGctataaatgttgtacaaTGTCCAAAATGTGTCTTGATTAAATCATAAATGGGGGTCCCAATTGTAGCGAACGAGGTCTCAtgttcatcctctggaggttcatCAACCAGGAGaaccttgaagaattcCCTGTAGAGCACTAGTCTTGCTACTGAAAGTGTGCGTAGCTGTGAGTTTGAAAGCACCATGCCATGGTCAACGTTGACATTATCCACAGAAGAATCATGTGGCTTTAAAGTAGGTCCATAGTATACCCTCTTGTAATaccttggcatatccttgTGGTAATGGTCAGGTATGATGATGGTGTCAAGACCTTCACCACCTGAGAGGTTCTCAACAAACTTGAGTAAACCACAATTTTCCAGAGCCATTTCAATATTGGTATCatcaaataacattcttggatcAATGAATCTGCGAACAGTCCAACCTCTGAATACGAAGGGCAGTTGAGGAAGTACTCCGATGATCTGCCTagtcacattctttggcatatcattTAAATCACAACCATCTAGGAGAACAGAACCACCTCTATTCCTTGCCAGACCCTGCAGTACTGACAATAGGGTAGACTTTCCTGCTCCAGTTCTACCAACAATACCGATAATGTCCGAGGTATCAGCTGAGCAGGtaacattcttgagaaTGGCATGCTTCTCCTTAGACTTGCCAGACGTCACATGTACACTGACATCTCTTAGCTGTACTCTGACTTGACCTGGAACTGcatacttggaaatgtcaagtATATTAACCTGGTgcttaaagaagagcaTCTTGAGACTAGTACATCTAGCAGCTCTTCTCTTGGCATGCTCATTATAACGTCTTCTACGAAGGGAGTCcttaatattttcatcgGATGGGCTTTCATCTCCAATTGATGCAGAACGATCAACAATAACATCGGTCTGATGaatgttccttttctttttaaACTTGACCTCTGCACCAGGAAGGACAAAATTTTCGAACCTCCTGATTGATCCCATGTAAAGTTCTAGATAGCAATAAAGTCTGAGGaaattggaaaatgtgCCAGTCAGACTCAAGAAGACAGAATATGCCATGGCATAATAACCAACCTTGATCTCCACGCCAAAATAACGTGAGCGGATGATagggaagaagagaatgaatagCGCCAATGGCGCGAGTAGACACTTGAAGGCGATAGAAGTACCAAACATTGCAGAATAGGTTAGGTAATCGCACCTCAGGTTATAGTCTATATGTTCAAACATGCTATGTATCAACtcccattcctttttaaaACTGCGATATATAGGTGATCCAACTATAGCCGTCTCAATTATGGCATTGATTTGACTAAAAGATTCCATGGAAGCAAGATATGAGTGCTTGCATGACTTGACAAAATAGTAAACAAAGTACCTCAGAATGATGAAGCAAAGTATAACAGCAATTGGAGTAGACCACGGCATCATGAAGAAGAGTGTCAACGTATGGACCACAGTCTCAATCGACAAAACTGATGAGTCGTGAACGAAATGGCTAATCTCAGTGTCAATGTAGAGCGTCTCAttgtagaagaatgtgATTACACAACCCAAAGACTTCTTTATTGCCAATGCTGCAGAATTATTGGTAAAAACAGAGTCAATGCAATATTCGTGGATTCTCCTAGATACATTAAAAGAGGCCTTTGTCATGGCAACTATACGGAAGAAAGCTCCGATCATGACAGCGATGGAAAGAACAAGAATCCATCTCAAAGATTTATAACAGTACTCCTTAACATCCTCCAGCGAAACTGATGTCTTATCATGTTCATCTGTATAATTGACAATTGAGTCAGAAACCTTTGAGGTAATGATAAATTTCGTGCTATCCAAAGTTGCAAATATTAAAGTaaggaagaggaacaaAAATACCGGCCAACTGGCAGCACTGAAGTAAACCTTAAATTGTCTAATGATGTCActtttataatttttagTCTTGTTCTTATCATACAAATGTTGAACTGTTGGAGAGTCGGAATATCTAGACTCCGTAGACCTCCTTCGTCCAAGTTTGGTAAAATCATCCGAACTACACCTCCTAAGAACATCAAATGGTACAGACTGAAGTTCCATTTTATCTATTGAAGTCACCGGATATCGAACATCTTCAGTCTTGTTTTTCATGAATGATCTGAGCCTGTTATCCTGTACAAGGGCTTCACTCCTCAATGCGTACATCGGAGCATCTGGGAATGACTCCGATGACTCGGATGATACACAAGCTTCCAAAATACGCCTTGAGATGGTTAGTACTGTGGCAACATCACCCTTTGTCAATAGTCCACCATTAACACTAAAGAGATTCCTAAAGATTGTCTTCGCCACAAATGGGTCTAGTCCAGTGAAGCAGTCATCTATTACCAcaaggaatgaatggtcAGATTCACTCTCCCTATTAGTCTTACTGAAGATGAGGTAGGCATAGATGGCACGAGCAAGTCCAACTCTCATTCTCTGACCTCCACTGAGAGAGTAGCCATTTTCAGAGATCTTACGCATATCACCTCCTTCCCAGGTGGATATGTCATGCTCAAGTTCAACTGTCTTGATGACTGTCTTGTAgatatcctcatcaaatctgTGACCAAAGGTAATGTTAGACTTaatggtacccttttgtagccaCACTTTTTGAGAAgcatagaatattggcatgttgGTGGAGAGAGGCAGTGcagccattgatccttcaacaagagtcatgtcaccaagAACCgccttgacaaagttggtCTTACCAGAACCTTGAGCACCAGTAATGATGGCAAGGTCACCAGTGttgaggacaaagtcaaggtCTCTCAGACAAGTAACACCAGTATTGTCTAGAAGATCCTTCCTGCTATTTACCCACGCAAAGGAGGCCTTCTTGAACATTACAACTAGGCCTTTTGGCAGTGTCTTCTCTTCACCAGGTAGTGCCTCTGGCAAAGGAGTATCCCCAGTAAACTTGTTATCCGgaagataaaagtttggagaacaagTTCTCAAGAAACGTTCCACCCTCAGGAATGAGGTCATGCTAGTTACAAAGGATTTTAGCTTGAATGGGAGTAGATACAATGGGCCGATGATCTTCATGATGACAAAGATGGATGCCAAGAGTCCCGAAGGATCAATGCTCTCAACGTTGGTGGCGTCCTTAACTTGTCCGACAAAGTCAGTGACCAAGATGATAATGTTCACACACATGATAGATGTCATGAAAACCTTGTTGACGAGTGATAAAAAGAAACGGATGAATACCAACACTAGCTCGTCGTTTCTAGTCTCAGTTATCATATTATGACCGATGTCATCCAGTGACATTGTCTCAACCAGCTTCAATGAAGAGACAATGACCTCATTGGCCCTTGCAATTTTGTGATCCCTGATACCCAAGTAGTACCTCATGAGGAAACCATTTGTAATCTCCACAACAACCATGCATACAACAAAGGAAAGGGAGACCGATAAAATGTTCAAAGATTTGACATGAAATTGGCTGTTCATGAGAATCATGCCGTAGATGAACGCAGTCAAAAAGTCAATCATACCCGTAATGAATTCCACAAAGAAGGGAATGTAGTACGAGTCGTTTAGCACTAGAGGATATATTTTGGGAACGACCTCATTGTTCTTGTAACGCCTTGCCCGGCACAAGAATGGGTCGTTGGAACATTTATCCTCTCCAGAACAACCATGAATGATGCTCTTGCAAGCGTCAGGGTTGTCAGAGAGATGCCCAAACAGACTCCTTCTGTAACAGAGTCCATGCTGAAAAATTGTAATACGGATAGAAGAGTCCATTATAATGGCAAGTCTTTGCACGTAGTAGTTGATGTGGTCCATGCAAACGTCCTTGAATAACTCAACAGCGATGATAGAGAATGCTAGAGAGAGTAGTGTAATGAGTTTGAAACCTTTTTTTGGTAGTAAACCTAGCAATTTGTGAAGGAAAATAGCAACGCTCATTCCAACACCATTCATTACCACTACGCTCACTATAATACCAACcaaccttttccaaaaagttagCCAAATGGCCCATGCCAGAATGTACTTTGGCGGTTTCTTGGCCTTCTTCTTTACCTCTTCACTGAGGGTCTTATATGCCTCAAGACTTGCGATACCATCACTAATGTGCTTAGAAAGAATAGGCTGCCAGCGGAGTATCTGGTCGGCCAAGGGAAGAGGATGAAGCATGTAAGGGTCAAAATACTTCTCCCCTGCCGCTTTGGTCCATTTATATGCCCAtgtgaaaaatataaagcTGAATATACTCGTTTCGTCAAAGTACCGAAACTTTGTGCCGTCAGGCTTCACTACCTTCCTCAGAGTTAGGGAAGGTtcactctcccaaaagtgATGATCATACACTTCCGGGGTTCTATCCCCTTTATCTACCATCATTCTCAAAGCATAAGCCTTGTACGGAGGTCTATACCTTGTCTATATGCTTGGAAGAATAATTCTGGTTAGAGAAGTCAAAGGTAATCTCCTCGCTCTGTCTAGCCTTTAGTGCCTAAGCGATAAGTTACAACCATAAATGGCCAAGTAAAACCAAGAGTCTGTGGCTTTTAAAGCCGAAACATATCAGGAACAATGAAGGatatttattcttggcATCTTCTTCATGGGGGTTTTAACGGGCTCAGTCTCAAACCCTACGTTTTAGCAACGATGGACTGCCATGTGTAAAATTACTCGgttgatggaaaaaaaGAGATAGAAGACACATGGAGGGTGAGAAAGTGAAGAAGCGCCGTCCTTACCCGGGCACGATGTGGGTATCCTCGTCAAGACTTCGTATGGCAATAGCCAAATCAAAGAAGGTAAAAGAAAAGGGGAAGAAAAGTACAGATGATGATTTTAGGAAGGGAATCCATGACACCCACAAGTATGTCTTTATGTTGATTGCATACTGCATGGCACCCATTACCGGTGTTTCTCTGCTTCTCGAAAGCATCTTCCACTGCGAGAACATCGCCAACAAGTGTTACTTGTCATATATTATCACTGGTTCTATCTCCACCATGACGTCCCTCATTTGGCTGCAAATGGACTTTGCCTCCTGGGTACTTTACTTCTGGATGCTCATGCCTATTCTGGTTCTATTTGTCCCAGTCATATACTTTGGGAACGGACAAATAGCCAAGATgatcttcattcttctctgtGGAATAGTTGGAATTCTCGAGGCACCGATCCTTCAGGCATCTACATTTGTGATATCAAAGCTATTCCTAAATTCTGCAGCTTCAACTCTCTATTCCGGCTACCCATTTGGGCTAATCTCCATGGGACTGTTCCAGCTAGTCACGGAGTACATTGTAGGTACCAGCAGTATACCTCAGATGAGGTTATGCGCAACTCTATGCTATGGAGTCCAGGCCGTCGTCGGAATTTTCACAGCCCTCTGGGTCACCTATCTCTACATAAAGTATAACGAGCGTGTCaaaaaggaggaagagaaaaagaagaagcaaGAGCAGAAGCAAAGCCAGGAAGAGAGTAGTAGCGGGGGTGGAAAAACAAAGGTAAGATTGCTAGGCAAGGTCATAGTGGTTGTGCCGTATTATTCACCTCGTCTTGTTATACAGACCGTTGGAACTGTCCTGAGGGTGTTCTTTCATCCCTGTCTCATACCGTTCCTCATAGATTTGTCTAACAGAGAGAAACTTGTAATCTCGCTTTCTTTCATGTTCTTTGACTTTATAGGCGTAAATTATGCCGGAAACTTTGATGAAACTATTGACCCATCTGAAAAGGTTCCCTCTCAAtctcattttttatttttaatcaCAAGGGATTTGACTCTTCATCTTATATGGATATCAACTATTTCCCTGGTCTCATTTATCGtctggaacatttggaCCTGCAAATTTGAATTCACCAACTCTtcgttcttcctcctcctcTTGGCATCCATAAATGGCTTTATCGGAGGAATCTTTACTGGAAGAGGACTAAATTGTTGCTTTCCCATTCTAGAATATTATAATGGACAGGGAGTTATAGGAGATGATATCATAAAACTTGACAATATCATTAACGATATCGCACTTTCTTTCGATTACATCATGTGCTTTTTAATGTCTCTATTCTCCAACATTACTGAAAGATTCATACTCaatcacaaaaattccagagaatatattctcaGAAACAACAAGGGCGATTTATCAATCGAAACTGTAAATGCTCtactaatgcagtttaaaGGGTCATTATAATCCGTATACACCATGGATTTAAAGGAGGTAGGCAAACAGACCTCCCCTGGACCATCTTCAGGTCATTCAGATTTGTCATTTTAAATGCACTCTGCCACGATTTTAAGCATGTGGAACATTTCAATGTTTAAAGGGAACATACATTCTTAAGATTCCCATGATATCTGCATGCATGACTTTTTGGGTCCAGTGACTCTTAACACCTCCCGAGTTTAGACACCACCACTTAGCGTTTGGCATCCTGCTTTAGTATCAAAAATGCATACTATACAGCTCAAAATAGAGTTTAACATATCTGCGATCGCCATACTCCCAAATCTAGAAAGGAATGGAACAATGGGCAATACAAAGCACTTTTATCCTAAACCTGGATATGTTGCTATGAAAGTCAACGATGATGCTAAAGAGTTATGGGCATCCAAAAAACACCACGCGGGACTTTTTGATGGATATGACGATCGTTGTTTTTCTTGtattatttataaacatggcGATAAAAAGGTACTTGAGGTGATTGTAGTCGAGGGAGTATCAAGATGgtacaagtactttgaaaaggtaaatggTGAGACATGGACGAGTGTTAATAGGGAcgtatttttaaataagcTAAAGGAGATTGTGACAGGGTCAGGATAATCTACTTCTACTGTAGCACCTCCTAGTGAAGAGTCTCAATAGTGACTCCTTATGGATACTCTGAATACACAATGCAATGCTATGACGGCATCTTGATCACATTCCGTTAGAGTGTACATCTTaattaatgatagtctCTTTATATCTTCCTATTATTCATGTATGAATAGATTACAGGTCCATAAGAGGAGGTAATTCTTTGGGTACATGGATAGTGAGAAACCATAATATCTCCGGGGGTGAACCATCCACATAGGACATACACCCAGGGAATGAATAATAGAGATGATAGGTATCTATAATCCATTCTTTAAGACCCTTTGAATTGAATCTGTCTATGCTTGTACCATAACACAAATATCTCAGGCTTTAATATAAAGATTCATTGAACGGTTCCATGTATCCTGTAGAACCATTTATATGGCTCTATTCAGATACAACCAGGACATCTCTGGGATCACGGCTTTGAGATGCTTCCACGAATGGAGCAGAGCACATTTAACAGTGACCATCCATTTCACCCAAAATGCATGCCGGATGGAATGAGAGATTTTCTAGTTTATAGACATGAAAAACAACAACTATCATTTATTTATGCCGGTAGTGCAAACAAGGGATCAATTCTTGAGAATTTGGCCCCGTCGACAAATTCATCAATTAAGCACAGGGCCAAAAGTGCAGTAAATGAATGATATGGATCTGATTTACTGCATGAAGTATTGGATGAAAATCCGCCATCTTTATTTTGCGAGTTTAAAATGAAATTATAAATCTGCAAAGGCACAGAATCATCCCTAAAAATGACAATTTTCTTGCGATAATTCTTCTGTATTAGCATTAATGTCGCCAATGACCACCAAATATAGCAAATGTCATTGGATTTTCCTACTCTTCCGCTCACTCCTCCCGAAACTGAAATACGCCCCAATAGCCATCTGTATAGTCGTAAAAAAGATGTGGTAGGCTAACGTTACCAGTAGTTGGATCCTGATTTTTGATATCTTGTGCAGTCTGTCAATCagaataaatattcctATTAAACAAAAAGCGGCAGCTGCGTGGCTCTGACCCCCTGGTACGAGTGACACACCTCCATCTTGGTTGAAATGGCTCTTTATAAACTTGAAAAACAGGtcaaaatttacaaactcttgcattttttccaaaatttcatTTCTCTCTATCCTCAAAAGTTCGTTTGTTAGCACAAATGTGCACAACGACGACATCGTGTGTCTCAAATCGTGGCTGCTCTTGTAGTTTAGAGAGTTGTAAAAGAAGCCAGCCTTGTCATTCCATAGCAGTTTTATGAACATTAAGATGGATTCAAGGTCGGAATCTTGGATGATAAGGTCCCTTATCATTTCATTTTCGTCAGTTCCAGTCTTTTCAAGTagatgataaatttgtacTGCATAAAGTGTGCTTTGTATATTTGCAGTataaaattcctcattatCATACTGTCTAAAACCCTTGGCGGTGGAAATTTCTGTACTTTTTGATCGAGAATTAACGACTGTGAGACACCTTTTGAGTTTTGCCAGTATCTTTGCCAGACACTCGTCTGGTATATTCTCACCAGAGAGGATTTTTAGTCCGCAGATTGACCAAAACGATCCACAGATGAAGGACTTTTCGTAATGCATGCCGATGGAGCTAGGACCGTCATCTTTGCATAATACAGAAACTCCAaaacttgtaaatttcCTAAAGTACTCACTCAACCTATCCATGCCTAATTAATGTATAGGTCATCTAGAGCAAAAATATGTGACAAAAGTCGTAAGAAATGATCCAAAAGAGAAAGAATAGCTGAGGGTTTGTGTGATTTAGGGGCTTAAAACTCACCAAACTATCGACGAATAAATTGTGAAAGAAGGGGCTATTCCCCTTTACAAAGTAGTCGCTGGTCTTGTAATTTATGTTCATACAGACGAAAAGTCCGGAGAGGCCGTTGAATGCGATATAAGTGGCGATGCCTGGGCGATTAGAAAGTGAAGACAAGAATCGAGACAAACCTAGCAGAGAGGAGAGGTTTAGTATGCCGACAACGATTCCGATTATGATGGACGACGTGGATCTCCTGAAAATGTTATTTTCctacaaatgtgtaaacaAACTGCAGCGATAACAAATGCAAATTGTACTTTATGAGATTATCGTCCCGGTCCTGACGTCTAGAGAGCTCCAATTCATACCTGGAACGACTTGCTATGGCCTTTAACATTTTAGTTGAAAAAATTCGACTGGACGGGGAGATTCCGGACGACATCAAGGGCGACGTGTGGTGAGCGGGCGCTGCAACTGCAACGTCAATTTATTTGCGGTTATTCcctacacattttcttgaaattttggaaatgtgtaattATGATACGTTTGTTATGGATAATCGCGTCGGGTCTCTGTGCGGAGCCCTCTGACGATGGAACGAGTCACAAGGGCCTGAATATCGACATTAGCTACGCAAACAGCGGTCCCATAGGTCAAGTGAAGGGGGAATACACAGGTTTGTCCACACATGGATTATACGTGTCTGCAGGTGCTCTGATGGACGTCAAGCTCCCGGTACCGTTTCTCTACATTCGTCCCAGTTTGCTGGAAAATGTGCACCAAATCGCTGAAGCTGCACTGGTACGTTTCTGCCATCTAGTAACATTGCCGTTTTAGGAAAACGAGACCATCAAAGCCGGTAGATTGTCTGCACATGGCCACATTCTGATTTAGGCACGGAGGAGTTGTACCAGGAAATCCTGTCGAAATTCGAGAACAAAACCCCGGAAGAGATGATCACCGACCTTATAGCGAATATAAACCAGTTGGAGGCGCTGAAAGCTGAGCTAGGCACTGAAGAGTACGAGAATGCAGATTCACACATTAAATGTTACAGGAGGATTGCGCGTTTAAAATTGTCCGGAAAGAACACAACTCCAAGCACATCGTTACCGGTGCCATATCCCGTTGCGATAAACCCAAATCACGTCTAGTGCGGAGCGGGTACATGCCCATCCACGTAAAAGTTGCGAGTTATACGTGGAAGCTGTATTTTTATGCCTTCGTGCTCCTTTTGTAATACCACTTGGCATCCAAGTCTTGACCTAAGTAATGCGTATTTATGGCAATTCCACGTACGTTTCAGTTAGACAGGGGGCCAGGTCGAGCATATCCATTTCGGCTTCCGAGGGTTCCGGGAGCGAATCGTAGACGTGATCTTCCAGAATTACGTGACAAGTGGAGCATGCCATGCACCCATCACAGGCTCCTGTACGAACGTATACGAGTGAAAAACGGCAAACCTTCTAGTTCGATGTTATTTTGATGTGCAGCCTCCAGTATGTTCGTGCCAACCGGCACCGTTACATCGATCTCTTCGTCGTGTTGTACGAATACCACGCTCACCCTGGATGTGTATGAGTTGAAAAGTGGAAACGAACGTGTCGTTGCTGGAGGTGGTCAGGAATCTCCTGTGGCTTCCATTTTTCGGAAGGGCGGGCCTGGAGCCGAGGTTTCTCAACGGTATGCGTTGCAACAAATTTACTAGAAACCGCATCGTCAAAACCGGAGGGTTGCCGAGTCCATAATGTAAACTAAGGGGCATTTGTCTACAATGGGGAAGAGCACCCATTTATGGCGCCAAAATCTCACTCATATCTTAAAATGTTAAAGGTATCGACAAACGTATACGGTACCATCCTCACTAGGAGGTTTCTCAATCGCATGGTGACGTTTTCAATCGGTTTCGCAGGGACATACGCGTTCACGAACCCAGATTTGGACCGAATTTGGGAGGTTCACCCGGCCTTTGAGCAAAAGAGCTACGCCTTTGTCAATTTCTACCAGGTGGCTCCGGAGGATTCCGACCATTTCGAGAAGAACATCAAGTGCTTGACCAGGTTCCTCCAGACCCAGGAAGGTTTGGCAAATCCCAACTACACACCACGTCTACAGGCTATGGGTATACACGAGTGCTACGATTGGACAAGGACGCCAAAGGGCCGCTGGCAAACTACCAGTACGTGGGCATCCAGACGTGGTTCAACGCTGACCTCATGAAAAAGGCTCTGGACTCCACTATCTCGCAGAAGATTATCGCAAACCTGCGCCTGAAGAACCCATACAACTCgataatgtacaaaattATGGTCGACGACTCCTCCTTCGTCCCGAACTAACACACCAGTCCCCCACCCGTTGGTGCGCAACACTCTCAATTTGTCCATCATGGTCAAGTTGTTGACGTTTTATGCTCTAGTTACTCCTTTTATATTCACACGTTTCTGCTTTGGCGCACAGACTACCGCCGGTCTCCAGGAATCAACTCGACATCGCACAGGGGCCTCCTTTACACACGCCAGTCGCgaggaggaggaagaagaagtCGAACACGACGTAAGTCCCCAAAATCCCTCACAAACATCTACAGCTTGATGCCGCAGAGGACAGGTAATCGCCGCGCAAGTTACACAGACGATGCTCAgggaggaagaggaagagtcGATGCTAGAGGACGCAGAGGGTAAGTTTTGGTTCCTGTGTACCAAAATTCGCAGACGTTGGGGTCAAGGAGTCCGTCGAGGAGGTGTGTGCCCAGGGACTGTCACACTGGAATGCaggagaatgaagaggacGAGTACGCCAAGAGCAGGTCAAAGGAGAAGAACGTCGAGGTTTATCGTCTGGGTTGTGAAACAGccaaatgtgtaggatTCTGGCA
This region of Theileria equi strain WA chromosome 1, complete sequence genomic DNA includes:
- a CDS encoding uncharacterized protein (encoded by transcript BEWA_032940A), coding for MLKAIASRSRYELELSRRQDRDDNLIKYNLHLLSLQRSTSSIIIGIVVGILNLSSLLGIATYIAFNGLSGLFVCMNINYKTSDYFVKGNSPFFHNLFVDSLVSFKPLNHTNPQLFFLFWIISYDFCHIFLL
- a CDS encoding geranylgeranyl transferase type II beta subunit, putative (encoded by transcript BEWA_032930A), yielding MDRLSEYFRKFTSFGVSVLCKDDGPSSIGMHYEKSFICGSFWSICGLKILSGENIPDECLAKILAKLKRCLTVVNSRSKSTEISTAKGFRQYDNEEFYTANIQSTLYAVQIYHLLEKTGTDENEMIRDLIIQDSDLESILMFIKLLWNDKAGFFYNSLNYKSSHDLRHTMSSLCTFVLTNELLRIERNEILEKMQEFVNFDLFFKFIKSHFNQDGGVSLVPGGQSHAAAAFCLIGIFILIDRLHKISKIRIQLLVTWLLGRISVSGGVSGRVGKSNDICYIWWSLATLMLIQKNYRKKIVIFRDDSVPLQIYNFILNSQNKDGGFSSNTSCSKSDPYHSFTALLALCLIDEFVDGAKFSRIDPLFALPA
- a CDS encoding ferredoxin/adrenodoxin, putative (encoded by transcript BEWA_032960A) produces the protein MRFLVNLLQRIPLRNLGSRPALPKNGSHRRFLTTSSNDTVSVVFVQHDEEIDVTVPVGTNILEAAHQNNIELEGACDGCMACSTCHVILEDHVYDSLPEPSEAEMDMLDLAPCLTETSRLGCQVVLQKEHEGIKIQLPRITRNFYVDGHVPAPH
- a CDS encoding signal peptide-containing protein (encoded by transcript BEWA_032950A); this encodes MIRLLWIIASGLCAEPSDDGTSHKGLNIDISYANSGPIGQVKGEYTGALMDVKLPVPFLYIRPSLLENVHQIAEAALENETIKAGRLSAHGHILI
- a CDS encoding ABC transporter, ATP-binding protein domain containing protein (encoded by transcript BEWA_032910A), which translates into the protein MMVDKGDRTPEVYDHHFWESEPSLTLRKVVKPDGTKFRYFDETSIFSFIFFTWAYKWTKAAGEKYFDPYMLHPLPLADQILRWQPILSKHISDGIASLEAYKTLSEEVKKKAKKPPKYILAWAIWLTFWKRLVGIIVSVVVMNGVGMSVAIFLHKLLGLLPKKGFKLITLLSLAFSIIAVELFKDVCMDHINYYVQRLAIIMDSSIRITIFQHGLCYRRSLFGHLSDNPDACKSIIHGCSGEDKCSNDPFLCRARRYKNNEVVPKIYPLVLNDSYYIPFFVEFITGMIDFLTAFIYGMILMNSQFHVKSLNILSVSLSFVVCMVVVEITNGFLMRYYLGIRDHKIARANEVIVSSLKLVETMSLDDIGHNMITETRNDELVLVFIRFFLSLVNKVFMTSIMCVNIIILVTDFVGQVKDATNVESIDPSGLLASIFVIMKIIGPLYLLPFKLKSFVTSMTSFLRVERFLRTCSPNFYLPDNKFTGDTPLPEALPGEEKTLPKGLVVMFKKASFAWVNSRKDLLDNTGVTCLRDLDFVLNTGDLAIITGAQGSGKTNFVKAVLGDMTLVEGSMAALPLSTNMPIFYASQKVWLQKGTIKSNITFGHRFDEDIYKTVIKTVELEHDISTWEGGDMRKISENGYSLSGGQRMRVGLARAIYAYLIFSKTNRESESDHSFLVVIDDCFTGLDPFVAKTIFRNLFSVNGGLLTKGDVATVLTISRRILEACVSSESSESFPDAPMYALRSEALVQDNRLRSFMKNKTEDVRYPVTSIDKMELQSVPFDVLRRCSSDDFTKLGRRRSTESRYSDSPTVQHLYDKNKTKNYKSDIIRQFKVYFSAASWPVFLFLFLTLIFATLDSTKFIITSKVSDSIVNYTDEHDKTSVSLEDVKEYCYKSLRWILVLSIAVMIGAFFRIVAMTKASFNVSRRIHEYCIDSVFTNNSAALAIKKSLGCVITFFYNETLYIDTEISHFVHDSSVLSIETVVHTLTLFFMMPWSTPIAVILCFIILRYFVYYFVKSCKHSYLASMESFSQINAIIETAIVGSPIYRSFKKEWELIHSMFEHIDYNLRCDYLTYSAMFGTSIAFKCLLAPLALFILFFPIIRSRYFGVEIKVGYYAMAYSVFLSLTGTFSNFLRLYCYLELYMGSIRRFENFVLPGAEVKFKKKRNIHQTDVIVDRSASIGDESPSDENIKDSLRRRRYNEHAKRRAARCTSLKMLFFKHQVNILDISKYAVPGQVRVQLRDVSVHVTSGKSKEKHAILKNVTCSADTSDIIGIVGRTGAGKSTLLSVLQGLARNRGGSVLLDGCDLNDMPKNVTRQIIGVLPQLPFVFRGWTVRRFIDPRMLFDDTNIEMALENCGLLKFVENLSGGEGLDTIIIPDHYHKDMPRYYKRVYYGPTLKPHDSSVDNVNVDHGMVLSNSQLRTLSVARLVLYREFFKVLLVDEPPEDEHETSFATIGTPIYDLIKTHFGHCTTFIAAHDVSMLRFCTSVWVFHKGSLIRTCKTEDIVDTGSLSKIIEDCITTHA
- a CDS encoding hypothetical protein (encoded by transcript BEWA_032920A), yielding MWVSSSRLRMAIAKSKKVKEKGKKSTDDDFRKGIHDTHKYVFMLIAYCMAPITGVSLLLESIFHCENIANKCYLSYIITGSISTMTSLIWLQMDFASWVLYFWMLMPILVLFVPVIYFGNGQIAKMIFILLCGIVGILEAPILQASTFVISKLFLNSAASTLYSGYPFGLISMGLFQLVTEYIVGTSSIPQMRLCATLCYGVQAVVGIFTALWVTYLYIKYNERVKKEEEKKKKQEQKQSQEESSSGGGKTKVRLLGKVIVVVPYYSPRLVIQTVGTVLRVFFHPCLIPFLIDLSNREKLVISLSFMFFDFIGVNYAGNFDETIDPSEKVPSQSHFLFLITRDLTLHLIWISTISLVSFIVWNIWTCKFEFTNSSFFLLLLASINGFIGGIFTGRGLNCCFPILEYYNGQGVIGDDIIKLDNIINDIALSFDYIMCFLMSLFSNITERFILNHKNSREYILRNNKGDLSIETVNALLMQFKGSL